ACAATAGGAAATAATGTTTGGCTTGGTGGTAATGTTGTTGTAAATCCTGGGGTTTGCATTGGAAATAATGTTGTTATAGGTTCGGGAAGTGTTGTTACTAAAGATATTCCAGATAATGTGATAGCAGTAGGGAATCCATGCAAGGTTATTCGTGAAATTACTGAAGAGGACCGTAAATATTACTATAAAAATAATGTTTTTGATGTTGATGATTATTTTGACTAATGTAATATTAAAGGATTAAGAGGAAGCATTTTTAAAGAGCAGCGTAATGGTAAAATATCATCTAATCCATTCAAAGGGGGTAAAAAATATGAAAACATTAATTATTAGTGGTTCACCAAGAAAGAACGGAGACTCTATGACTTTGGTTAATGAAATGATAAAATATCTTGATGGTGAAGTAAGAATAATTGAAACTTATAATAATATTAATCCATGTGTAGATTGCAGATATTGTTGGCATAACAAGGGATGTTCTATTAACGATAATATGCAAGAAGTATATCAACTGCTTAATGAAGTTGATAATGTTGTAATAGCTTCACCATTATATTTTTCTGAACTTACAGGTCAACTTTTAAGCTTTGCAAGTAGACTACAGTTATTTTATGCAGCTAGATGTATAAGGAAAGACAGTGAGTTTAAGCAGAAAAAGAAAAATGGTGTGCTTGTTATTTCAGCAGGTGGAGATACACGTGACTATGGTCGTTCAGAAAAAACTGCGAATATTATTTTTAACCAGATGAATACGACACCAATTGGTAGTGTAAGGTCGATTCACACTAATGAGATGCCAGCCAAAGAAGATATTGAGGCTTTAGATAAAGCCAAAGAACTTGCATTGAAATTAAATGAGCTACATAATTTGTCTATGGATTAAATTTTTTAGTCACTAATGTTTCTGATAAAATGGAGGTTTAATTTATTATGGATGATGTTGAAAGTATACTTAATTATTATAAGGATGAATTAAAATGGAATCCGCCGTTTGCTGACATACTATCTAAATATTCCCCAGAGGGATTGAAAGGTTATTTGGTAATGCGTGAATCCGTTCAAAATGGTCATTTGCCTAAAAAGACAAGCGAATTAATTTTTACAATATTGGATAGTTTAGATAATGAAGTAAGCGGTGCAAAAGCGCATGCTGTTACTGCAATAGAAGCAGGTTTAACTATGGAAGAATTAGTAGAAGCGTTTGTAATTGTAACTATTGTAAAAGGTATTAATGTGTTATGTAAAACAGGCGTTGAAGTTATAAAAGCAGCAGAGAAAAGATTTGAAGAAATAAAATTAACCAAGGAGAATAAACAATAAAATCTTCTGAATACGACATATAAAAGGGAGCAATATTAATGGATATGGAAATGAAACATAAAAAAATCATAGAAATTGTTAAGGATAAATTAACTTGTTCTGCTCATAATTTAGACCATGTATTTAGGGTGTATAATCTTTGTCTGTTGATTTCAAAAGGTGAAAAAAATGTTGATTTGGAGGTTCTTATTCCAGCGGCATTGTTGCATGACATTGCAAGAGTTGAAGAGAGTGAAGATAAAACAGGCAAAATTGACCATGCTGTTTTAGGCAGTGAAATTGCAGAGGGAATATTAAGAAACTTGGATTATGAAGAAGAAAAGATAGATAAGATAAAACACTGTATTATAGCACATAGATTTAGAACTGGAAATGAGCCTAATACAATAGAAGCAAAAATACTTTTTGATTCAGATAAACTTGATGTTATTGGGGCAAGTGGAATTGCGCGTACTTTTATGTTAGCAGGACAATTTGGACAAAGATTAACAATTGGTGAACCACTTGATAACTATTTAAATACCAATACTGTTGAAAATGGGAGGATAAAAGATGTTTCAAAACATACACCTTTCATTGAATATGAAGAAAAGTTTAAAAAAATACCTGATAAATTGTATACAAAAAAAGCAAAGGAAATAGGGAAAAGAAGACTTGAATTCATGAAAGAATATTTTAACAGATTAAAGCTAGAGCTAGAGGGGATTGAATAAAAGTAATTCAATAAAGGAGCTAAAAGGATGAAATGCAAAATAAAAAACATATTTATAAACTATGAAATAATAGGAAATGGAAAACCGATTATTATGTTACATGGGTATAATGTAGACCACAGGTTAATGTCAGGATGTATGGAACCTGTATTTAGTGCTGAAAATGGTTATAAAAGGATATATATTGACTTGCCAGGCATGGGCAAGTCAGAGAGTGCAGAATGGATTACTGACTCTGATATTATGCTTGATATTGTAATTAGTTTTATTGATAAGATTATTCCAAATGAAAAATTTTTACTTGCTGGTGAGTCATATGGGGGATATTTGGCAAGAGGAGTAATCTATAGAATGGCAGATAGAGTTGATGGAGTTTTAC
This window of the Clostridium estertheticum genome carries:
- a CDS encoding flavodoxin family protein, with protein sequence MKTLIISGSPRKNGDSMTLVNEMIKYLDGEVRIIETYNNINPCVDCRYCWHNKGCSINDNMQEVYQLLNEVDNVVIASPLYFSELTGQLLSFASRLQLFYAARCIRKDSEFKQKKKNGVLVISAGGDTRDYGRSEKTANIIFNQMNTTPIGSVRSIHTNEMPAKEDIEALDKAKELALKLNELHNLSMD
- a CDS encoding carboxymuconolactone decarboxylase family protein, whose protein sequence is MDDVESILNYYKDELKWNPPFADILSKYSPEGLKGYLVMRESVQNGHLPKKTSELIFTILDSLDNEVSGAKAHAVTAIEAGLTMEELVEAFVIVTIVKGINVLCKTGVEVIKAAEKRFEEIKLTKENKQ
- a CDS encoding HD domain-containing protein, with the translated sequence MDMEMKHKKIIEIVKDKLTCSAHNLDHVFRVYNLCLLISKGEKNVDLEVLIPAALLHDIARVEESEDKTGKIDHAVLGSEIAEGILRNLDYEEEKIDKIKHCIIAHRFRTGNEPNTIEAKILFDSDKLDVIGASGIARTFMLAGQFGQRLTIGEPLDNYLNTNTVENGRIKDVSKHTPFIEYEEKFKKIPDKLYTKKAKEIGKRRLEFMKEYFNRLKLELEGIE